A stretch of DNA from Chitinophaga varians:
TATCCCAGAACTCACCGATATTGCGGGCGCCGGGATAACGGCCGCTTAAGCCTACGATGGCTATGTCTTTTGACCCGGCTGCCCGGCTGACAGACGGCGATGTTGCCAAAGGCGCCACTGGCAATTCCTCCCGGGAATTGACGACACCCGTTAATGCTGACAGCTTCGCTGCATGATGTGCGGCAAAATAATCGGCCAGCTCTCTCAGTGTCTGGTACTCAAAAAACAATGTCCTCGGCAGTTTCCCGAAAGATGCCTCCAGACGGTTGGTCAGTTTGTGGATCAACACAGAATCAATACCATATTGCTCAAAAGCCGCATCAGGATCTAATTTCAACAAAGGCAGCTTCAGTTCTTCGCTGATAAGCCCACGAATATAATTCAATGAGGAGGACAGATCAGCAGCTACCTCTATGGTACTACTGTCTGGTTTCTCTGCCATCGGCATCCCCTTCTTACCATGAAATACGACCACCTGTTCGTGGCCCTGTTGTAATAACCGGTCAAACAACGCAAGGCCGGAGGATGCCGGCAACGGCTGCATTCCCCATTCCCGCTCCAGATAACGTGCGCTTTCCTCATCTACCTGCATCCCGTCGCTGGCCCATAGCGGCCATGCGATGCTCTGCGTGCGGCCACTGCGCGCTCCTGTCTTTACCAGCTCATTGCGGTACAGTGCATAGTCGTCCAGATAAGCATTTGCTGCAGCGTAATCGCCCTGCCCGATATTGCCCGTCACGCCTGACAGGGACGAGAACAAAATCATAAAATCCAGTCGGCAGGAAGCGCTGGCCTCATCCAGATGCCGCACGCCGCCGATCTTGGCACTCAATACCGCCGAGGCGGATGCCCCCGTCTTGTTGATGATAAAACTGTCCCGCACCACGCCTGCCGCGTGGATAATACCGTGAAGCTCCCCGTAGTTGTCCTGCACCCAGCTGATCAGCGATGCCACTGAGGCTGCATCTCCCACGTCGCAGCGGCGATAGCTCACTGCCGGCAATGCGGCAACCCACGACGGCGCCTCGCTACGGCCGCACAGCACCACGCGGGCGCCAGGCGTATTCGTGATATGTGACGCCAGCAACCGGCCAAGACCGCCGCCGCCACCGGTAATCAGGTACACCCCGTCTGCACGGATACCTGTCCCTGGTGAAGGAGAGGACGATGAAGATCGTAGTTCCTGTAACCGCTTCACTTCTCTCACACCGCCACGGTAGCGCACTTCAGCATCTGACGTATCCAGCTCGCAAGACACCAGCTGCGCCAGCTCTTCAATATCTTGAAGGGACAAGCGCTCCACGCCTATCGTTTTACTTTTTAACTGTGGATATTCACGGCTGGCCGTTTTCAACAGTCCCGCTATAAACCCTTCTCCCGGAAGGGAAGCGTAGCAGTGCAAGACTATGAGACGGCCTCCCATACGCTGCTGTAACCGTTTTTTCACCTCCTCCAGGCAGAACAGGAAATATTCCGTTGGCGTGCCGGCGGCGACATGCACGGCCCTCATCTCCAGCCGCTCTCCCAGCTTCTCTGCCAGTGTTGCCGGGCCGCCGGACACCAGCAACAGATCTTCTGCGGCTGCCTGCGAAAGCATTTCGGTGATTGCCTCCGCTTTCCACACATGGTTGTAAAAAAAAGTCTTTTCCCCGTTTTCCTCCTGTACAGATGAATAACGAGGTTGTCCTACCGGTATCCAATACCGCTCGCCGGCAAAAGGATAAGTAGGCAGACCGATTTTCTGCGGTTTATCGTCAGGGTACAACAATGTCCAGTCAATGGTTGCGCCTTTCAACCATGCGCAGGCCAGCAGGTTAAGGTCGCCATTGTTCAGTGCAACCTGGATTGCTGACGGCCCGGCTTCATCGTTCCCGCTGTTGTTGTCACCGTAGCAGGCGAGGGGCTTATTCTCCGGAAAAGCCTCCAACGCGGCCATCAGTTCCTTCATGCTGTGAACAACTATGGCCCAGCGTTCTTCCATGGCTTCCCGTCCTGTTTGCAGGGTGTAAGCGAGATCATATAAACTGATGCCATCATTGTTCTGAAGAAAAGATTTCAGTTGTATTGTCTGTTCTCTCAGAATGCTGATCGTATGGGCAGACAGCACAATCAGCGACTCTCCGTTGCCACTGAATCTTTTCACACGTTCCCCGGTATAGTCGTCAACTATAATATGCGCATTACTGCCGCCTGCGCCGAAACTACTGATCATGGCCCTTCTGAGACCATTAGTCGGCAGCCACTCCTGTAATGTTGTATTTATTTTGAAAGGAGTTCTTTCCAGATGCAGGTCCGGATTCAGTTTTTCCGTACCTATAGTAGGTGCCAGCTGCCGGTGTTGTAACTGTAATATTACTTTTGTCAACTGCGAGATGCCCGATGCGGCTTCGAGGTGGCCAATATTGGATTTTACTGCACCTATTACAATGTTGTTTTCTCCCCTTTCATGAAATACTCTTGACAAACCAGCTATTTCGATTGGATCTCCAAGCGGGGAGCCATTAGCTGCCGCCTCGATATAGTTGATCGAAAAAGGATCTATCTGCGCCCTTTTTAACGATTCGCTGATTAAAAGTGCCTGTGCGCCAGGATTAGGGACACCGAAACCACCTGATCGTCCGTCATGGTTTACAGCTTCTGAACGAATGACTCCATAAATCCTGTCTCCATCGGCTTCCGCCCTCTTCAGGGACTTTAATAAAACAGCGCCTAC
This window harbors:
- a CDS encoding SDR family NAD(P)-dependent oxidoreductase; this translates as MENRTVHIEMDANNFILRDHKVYGISILPGVNYIELVLRAAKAMFGDVYRVKKMLFLEPLAVADGCCRDLEITFTNVAAGNYAVSARSAEMPTPGQPAGPWTEHMRCHLEPFGKQDDQVFDVKGFIASSERVLDMSEGYKWARSVSIFHGPFMQTKGAVYQRKDEELMALQLGEEAAEYLKELALHPAFLDGATFAGISFNLAGSHPWIPAGTDPYIPFSIDSFEWHRPFPGKIFVHSHKPVLPFGKAPEVVKNNIAVYDEEGQLLARFYDITSKRIRHPEMIRKLVETPAIKEIQTAAATVPVSSPPVKEETITHYLRQLVGNKTGKPVSETDISTGFYELGLDSKGALEIVRELERLYKTDLYPTLLFEYQNIKDLGDYLSQYQVPADIDQQTAVRQENPEPLSFLSELPVVAASGTGMGEPVAIIGVSGKYPGAKNIHAFWDNLKAGKDCITEIPPDRWDADSAYNAGNIKSKWGGFLTDIDKFDAEHFRIPPVLAELLDPQIRLFMEVVWATFEDAGWKPMTYPERRIGVFVGSMFNDYPLLATEKPTLEKLSFYTHWAIANRVSYHYGLTGPSIAVNTACSSSLTAIIQACDAIRKGDCVSAIAGGVNLNLHASRWQILGEIGFLGTATTSKSFAAGDGYLPGEGVGAVLLKSLKRAEADGDRIYGVIRSEAVNHDGRSGGFGVPNPGAQALLISESLKRAQIDPFSINYIEAAANGSPLGDPIEIAGLSRVFHERGENNIVIGAVKSNIGHLEAASGISQLTKVILQLQHRQLAPTIGTEKLNPDLHLERTPFKINTTLQEWLPTNGLRRAMISSFGAGGSNAHIIVDDYTGERVKRFSGNGESLIVLSAHTISILREQTIQLKSFLQNNDGISLYDLAYTLQTGREAMEERWAIVVHSMKELMAALEAFPENKPLACYGDNNSGNDEAGPSAIQVALNNGDLNLLACAWLKGATIDWTLLYPDDKPQKIGLPTYPFAGERYWIPVGQPRYSSVQEENGEKTFFYNHVWKAEAITEMLSQAAAEDLLLVSGGPATLAEKLGERLEMRAVHVAAGTPTEYFLFCLEEVKKRLQQRMGGRLIVLHCYASLPGEGFIAGLLKTASREYPQLKSKTIGVERLSLQDIEELAQLVSCELDTSDAEVRYRGGVREVKRLQELRSSSSSPSPGTGIRADGVYLITGGGGGLGRLLASHITNTPGARVVLCGRSEAPSWVAALPAVSYRRCDVGDAASVASLISWVQDNYGELHGIIHAAGVVRDSFIINKTGASASAVLSAKIGGVRHLDEASASCRLDFMILFSSLSGVTGNIGQGDYAAANAYLDDYALYRNELVKTGARSGRTQSIAWPLWASDGMQVDEESARYLEREWGMQPLPASSGLALFDRLLQQGHEQVVVFHGKKGMPMAEKPDSSTIEVAADLSSSLNYIRGLISEELKLPLLKLDPDAAFEQYGIDSVLIHKLTNRLEASFGKLPRTLFFEYQTLRELADYFAAHHAAKLSALTGVVNSREELPVAPLATSPSVSRAAGSKDIAIVGLSGRYPGARNIGEFWD